The stretch of DNA CGGTGGAGTATGCTCTGGTGCCGCCCCCTATTGTTGTTGCGGTGGTCCTGGCGAGGTAAGATCCGGAGCAGCAATAGGTTGTGGAACAAGCAGTACAATATCTCGTTTATGCCATAGAATGGTACTGCCGACGCATTCTCCATGGCAATTCTTCCCATCTGCAGTGGGGATATCTATCTCGTTATCCTCATAGCTTGATTTCAGGAGTTGCTCCACTTGTACGCATGCATACAGGGGCAGGATCGGTTTTCCCTCAAACAAAGCCCCATCTGGATACACCTGAGCCTTGGCAACTTCCTTTGTCTTCCCAACTCTACCGATCGGATACAGCAACAAGTAGGGAGTAGTAACGGATATGCAATCTACCGGATATGATTGTGCTGTGGTAGATGCGACACTGCTCTGAGCTTGGCCCAATACAGGAGGGGGCATCCTCACCATCTGTTTTTGCGCCACCTCTTGCGACGGGTTAATCAGTATTAGCCCGGACTCCTGCTCCTCTTGAACTGCCCGGAAATATTCCCTAAACTTACTTTCTAGTGCTTTTTCTGCCGCTTCTTTCATTTCCTTGTAGCAATCATGTTTCCTGTAGCTAGCCTGGTCTTGCTGGAACCCATCCTTGATGGTCAACTTATAGGATAAGCCTCTGACGCGGTCTCCATGCTCTTTAGACCCAATGGTTGTACTGAGCACATCTTTCTCCCTCTTGGCTTTGAACTTTCCTTGCTTCTGAAGCTCGGTGAGTTCGTACATTTTTTGTGCCACCGATTCGTTCTCGGGTTGGTCAAATTTAGGCTTGCCATCCACTATCTTAGGCTTCCTTGCTTGAAGCTAGAAATAGCCACGTTCGTTAAGGCCTCCAAAAGGGTCGGGTTGCCCGGTGGCTATTGCCGCCTCTCTTTAACGCCGCCACTTCTCAGCCTGCCTTTGGTATCCACTCGGCCCAAGATGAACTCTATGTATGTTGCTTAGTGCAAGTTCTCTATTCCTTTGGCTTAGGGCTAGAGCTTCCTCAGAGGTCTTTTGCTGAACAAATTTCTCCCATTGCGCCCGTGTGATTTCCTCATAATCTGCAAATGGCTCTCGGCCCTTCTGGACATAATTGGTATTCAGATCACTCTTCCATCTGCGGAAAGTTTCACCCAACATCTTCTTAGCATAATGCTTTATTTTTTTCTGAGTTTGTCTTGGCAAAATAAATGTTTGCCTCAACAGTCCCCACATCGCTTCTTTCTTCCCCTCAGGAACCGTTAACCAATCGGGTATCGCTGGATCCAAAACCATCTTTGTTCTAATTATAGCAGTATAAATGTCCCACGACATCTGGGATGCAAATCACCCTCCCTCTTTAGTGTTGGCATAGAGATGGTTTTCAGCTTTTGTCATTAGGGAGACGTGAGCTTTACAAAGAACTACTTTCGATGGCTAATGTACTTGATCGGGTCAACATTTTAATTTCTAAAATCCTACCATTTGTTtatttgattgtcacagttaaTATTCGTGAATAGCAGGGTAATGTAGTTTTTTAAGGCCCAAAAGTTATCTTTTTCAGTTTCCTCTGGACCAACCTTAATCCTAATCACCACTATGGCAATATAACTGATAGATAGCTAGTTCATTTATGGTCTTGTCTCTGTGAATTATTCGTCTACATTTGATGAATGTCATGTAGCATGCTGTATGCTTAATAGTAGATGATCAGTATTACTAATTAATTTGAATTGTTATACAGAAAAATGTTTTCAAATCTAGAGTGATATGCACTTGCATAGGAGTGCGGCTCCCCAAATAGAATCTTTGTCATAAATAGCACATATAAAGCCATAGCATATAAAAAATTTAGGCTTCACCTGCACCATGATTTTATACAGTGTTAATCATGAGCTGCATAGTTATGTATGCTTCTAAAAAGTTTCAGAAACTTTTGGAGAACACATTTTTACTCAGATTCAAATCATTGTTTAGGTTGCTAGTGTTCCTGGAAGCTTTGAAGTTCCTATAACAGCACAAAAGCTtgggaagtctggaaaatttgaTGCAATTCTGTGCATTGGAGCTGTGGTGAGTTGATCAATTTCATATCATTTCCATATTACGCACTTGAAATTTATCCGTTTTTCTTTTGATGTTCAACAAGCATGTTGCCAAGGTAGTAAAATAGTGTTGATGGGCTAAGGGTTATTTTCTAAATACTGTAAAAATCACTTGTAATCCCCTCTAATTTGACATTATGCATTGCTTTGAACTGTGTAAATGAGATGAAcaattcttttctttttgagctTTTGTAGACTACCCTTTGAACATTTTCTTGAGATGATCCTTCTCTTTACATTGAACTATGAAAAGTTGCATCTGCCTGTCAATGAGAACTGAGAAAACATCAAGAAGGAATTTCATAAGCCATTTATACTGCTGTCAATCTGCTTCTTACTTCTGAAACTGTCTTTTGAAAGTGTGTGACTTGTACAGTATCTTCTTGTTCTTATCACCCATGCGAAGTCTATAACCTCTGCGACAAATAACGATGTTGAACTACATAATTGTATCCACTTTTAGTCCTTTTTAATCACACTTATTATGATGCTCGTGTCATGTGATATTGCCAAATTAAAACTATACTTTGCAAACCCATTGTTAGCACTTATTGCAAACCCATTCTTAGCACTTAGCTGtagctgttttttttttttgaaaatctTCCTGAACAATGGTTTGCAGATTAGAGGTGACACAACCCACTATGATGCTGTTGCAAACTCAGCCGCATCAGGGGTACTCAATGCTGGATTATCTGCCGGTATGCTGTTTTCAGTTCTTCCCCTCGTATATCATGCAGTAGAGAACATGATTCCCTACTATTGTTCTTGTCTCAGCTTGGGTAATTATAAGTAGATTCTTTTTTATTATTGCTTTGAAGTGCTAACAAGGTTGGCTAGCAAGTTGAATACTGGGCTGTTAAGCCTTTTTTTTACGAGAAGGGCTGTTACGCATATTCGCACAGCTAGTGAAGCTTTTTTATATTTAAATTGTTGTTTCTCAGCAAGTACGTATATACCACACAACAAACCATCTTGTCCTAAGTAAGTGTGGTAGGCTAAATATATTGTATGTATCTAATTGAAGGTATATACATAGCTTACAGAAATATATGGGAATTGATGTGAGCAACTAGCATGGGACTGGACATTATTGGTTACATGGCCAAATGACTTAAACTTTGCAACATTCAGTGAAACTGTTGCAGTGGACTAGTCTTGTTTTTTCTTTATGGTGGTTAATTTCAGTTACCAATCAGAATTTCATATTAGTTATGCTTTTAATTGCGATGCAGGTATTCCTTGCATATTTGGTGTTCTAACCTGTGAAGACATGGACCAGGTAATTCATGGTTTGATCATGTACATGCATACATCTTTATCAATTTTTCCATGCCGCTGGATCCTGTTTGGTAACCCAAAACAGGGATCATTCTCAACAGTCACTGCATATCTTGCCCACACGGCCACAACCCCACGGCCCCATATATCCAGAAACTGGGCGTTTCTTTAGGGCTGTGTTCAAACCTtttgttttaaaaaaaataatctCTGTTATGTCCATTTCATGTGTGCTTGAAGTCTTACATTTTGAGTCTGAAAATTTTCAGCCAAGGGGAACTGATAAACAGCCAAGAGCCGAGTTCTTTTGTCTACGACCAAAATGCTATGGTTAATGTTCCCAAGCCCTATGCTAACTATTTTGAGGAACCCCCACTATTTGTGCATTCTAGTAGCCGCAATACTTACTTTTCCATGAGTAAAGTAGTGCCAACTTCAAAACAATTGAGCAGGCTAAGAAAGttttatgtgaatagtgtgccATTTTGTTGATTATCTGACCACTTTTCAAAACCGGTGCACTGGTTTGCTCCTTATGTAATCCTTGCTGAGAAAATTAATGCAAAATCAAATATTGCAGGCCCTAAACCGGGCTGGTGGCAAGGCTGGAAACAAGGGCGCTGAAGCTGCTATCACTGCTGTAAGGTTTTTCGTTTGTTTTGTTTCATTCAGATATCAAATAAACCTGGATTCATGTTCATGTGACAAACTCTCTTCTCCTGCAGATTGAGATGGCCTCTCTGTTTAGGCATCACTTATGCTAAATCTTGTCCATTCTGGTTTCTACAAGGGGACAAACCTTTCCTCCAATAATATTGGCTAGTAGAgagatttttttctttttctttttcttttttttttgcagcaGGCTACCATTTAGGCTCCTGTTCTAATGTCCGTCTCTGTTGCTCCGGGTGCTGATTGGTTGTTTCCCTTCCATGTCATCAGCAATTCTGACGCCATGAATGAGTGTCACTAAGTAGGAAACATGGTCATGGATAAAGCTGCATATTTTTACTGTCTTTTTTGTTGGATAGATGAGAATTTCATACTGTTCATGAATAATTTCGTACTTGGTACACAACTACACAAGTAGAAACAGCTGGGCGGCGCTTCCCTGCACGCAATGGGAGGCCCGGCGCGTGCTGGTGGGCGCCGTCCCGGTCGCCGAGCCGATTTCAACTGCAAGGCCCTCGTGTACAATCCCAGCGGGCAACGTTAAAGCGCGGCTGCAGGCAATTTGGCGTGGGGTAGAGGCGAGGATGGTGCCGCTCGTCGGCGATGAAGCTGCTGCTGATGACTAGTGTGTTTTTTTTCTCTCCTCCTAAATTAAGAAAGTCTGGTTCCATTTTTTTGTTCCACAACAGCATGACATTTGTCAAGGAATTGTATGCCAAACATCCACTTTGTGTTACTTTTTCTCTGATAAACACGCCGGAGAACTGCATATCATTCTATTGAAGAAAAAGGTTATAATGCAAGGATTAGGGCTTGCAAGGCCTATATTAACACCCTTCGTCACTAATAGTGTAATGGTAATTTCACATCTTTTTGATTTGTTGGATAGTTCTCAAACAGAGAAGATTAGTGACTTGGATCAGGTATGGTTCTATGCTCAAGTCAAAAGTGCTAAAATTACATTCTTGGCCTGCTTCAAATTTTGATAGAAAAGTATGATTCTATATAAAAAGTTTCAACCTCACCCATTGCAGTTTTTCTAAAAgtcttttttttcaaaatacAGTAGAGACACAAACACTAACATACACATAAGTACACTTATCCTTACAAACGCATGCATGCACATTGTAGGTTTCACCGCAAAAATCCTAACCAACTGCGCTACCTGCTGGTGGTGACTGCCTTGTATTTTTCCTCCTCCTTTTTTTGTTCCACAACAGCGTGACATTTGTCAAGGCATTGTATGCCAAACATCCACTTTGTGTTATTTGTTCTCTTAAAAACACGCAATCATTTTATTGAAGAAAATGTTATACGCACAGTGTAGATTTCACCACAAAAATCTTAACCAATTGGACTACCTGCAAGTCATGAAAATCATAAATCATACTTTCTATAAATATCTAATCAAAGCTAGGCTAATTTTAAGAGCAAGTATATTGCTACAGGTGAGCGGTGTTATAGGTTGTCTCATGCGGGTCCACGTAAGATTTTTATGATGTGGAGGAGAGAGGGCGAGGACGCGAAACAACCATCTCTTTAGCTAAAATTAAGGACTATGAGACCACTTAGTCACCATTGTATACCATTATACGAGTTGTTACTGTTATGCTAGTCACAGTGTTCCTTTTTTCATTCCACAACTTAAGGGATATGGTACTACTACGAGACAATAAAAACGACAATCCATTGTAGAGGTTGTTTGTTCAGTCGTCTCATGATAACGTGTCATTGCACGAGACCATCTATTAAACGGCTCCAATATACTTGGCCCCCTAATACATTCAGACTTGAACCTAAACCAAGCTCAGTAATCCTCAATGGACTATTCATCAACTCTTAAAACCTCTCATGACCTAACCATGAACAAAACTACATCTCACATAAAAAAAAGAACGATGTGACTTCATTTATATGACATATTTCTGCACTAAAAAGCAAATTAGTTACATAATTGAAGGCCGTCAATATATAAATTGTGCTATGGAGAAGAAATGTGAGAGGACTAATATGTAATAAGCATATTCAATAAAGACAAGATGACAGAATCCGAGGGTGAAGCCAGGGGGCATGTGCACCTGTGCTTAGAAAATCAAGTTAGATCAAATGTACACCGGAATATATATTGATGTGCTACTTTATATATGTTTTCTGTACATGTAGAAATATTTTTTATTGCTTTGAAGTGCTAGAAGGTTGTTTGGCACGTGGCTGGGGATCAGGTTGGCCAAATAGATCGGGCCTGTTTGATGCCCGAGACATGGTCCACTAAAGCACAGCCCAAgcactttttttaaaaaaagggttaaaaaaatattaaattcgaaaaagggtgcCCTTTTGGAAATTTTCGAAAAATGGATGCCTCCCGTCCGATCAATAGGCGGGAGGCTTGGGGCCGGAGACCTCCcacccatccaacgggcggcaGGTCCTAAAATTTTtcccaggcccctcccgagggcctcttcgcgaataagaaacttttcttattcgcgaagaggtctctaaggcatcccgcccgcccaacgggcgggaggttcccattctttcttattttttgttcgaatttatattttacaaactatttaaaattcatacttttttcaaatacaagatttattcgccatactcttttgtatacatataaaattttaatttaattttacgaagaagattactgtacctaaaactcgtatgaagatggttaaacgataacgttttacaacgtagaatccaaatattacgatagtacgatacatcaacccattaaaaataaaatagtatcatataaaaaatagtttaaatatacagAGTCCACCGAATtaggagtatctactccgcctgtcccggtcctcgcgctctcttggtcctcccccTCTAGTCCTAGGCCATCAGCATATGTGCCCCTCCGAGTACGTGAGTGCAtgtggagcacggtgaggacgaggcggaggaggcgccggcatgaacgggtcatc from Panicum hallii strain FIL2 chromosome 3, PHallii_v3.1, whole genome shotgun sequence encodes:
- the LOC112885565 gene encoding 6,7-dimethyl-8-ribityllumazine synthase, chloroplastic-like, producing MAEMVGSAVVEETLKQVMSGLIGKQQHQEDEAKPHAINLQSLSLPDCSRKPISLAEHATAEPSAEPLMEPLAEVVEYALMIGQPEPAVIAGLVVMALVASVPGSFEVPITAQKLGKSGKFDAILCIGAVIRGDTTHYDAVANSAASGVLNAGLSAGIPCIFGVLTCEDMDQALNRAGGKAGNKGAEAAITAIEMASLFRHHLC